From a region of the Cyprinus carpio isolate SPL01 chromosome B21, ASM1834038v1, whole genome shotgun sequence genome:
- the dennd1a gene encoding DENN domain-containing protein 1A isoform X5, whose amino-acid sequence MGSRIKESPGSPFEVYMEVVHSGTAGSGPEVRRSFPDTYTDQETLQTIPKFCFPFNMDSMTVGQVGQNFTFVLTDIESKQRFGFCRLSSGAHSCHCILSYLPWFEVFYKLLNILADYTTKGQDSQWRELLESLHTLNIPDPGVPVHLSVHLFFTVPDPRELPSIPENRNLTEYFVAVDVNNMLHLYASMLYERRILISCSKLSTLTACVHGAAAMLYPMYWQHVYIPVLPQHLIDYCCAPMPYLIGVHSSLMEKVRGMALDDVVLLNVDTNTLETPFDDLQSLPNDVVSSLKNRLRKVSSTTGDGVARAFLKAQAALFGSYRNALHIEPEEPITFSEETFITHRSSTMRQFLQNAIQLQFFKQFIDGRLELLNSGEGFSDQFEEEINMGEYAGSDKTYQWLFTVKKGSGAILNTVKTKANPAMKTVYKFAKDHAKMGIKEVKSRLKQKELTENGFSEDPGSTHLPSTQSKDSLTWDQRRPITVHFGQTEQSRSPRPPRPQRPPPPHPSKLQRSTLPARPPRPLVPKRPRSNIGIEGSPEHYVRPTRHYTVFLCEDSSGDELSQDDDSIAAFPEHFLLSAPFEWPKQYRSLKEAELVEEGCLP is encoded by the exons GACCAGAGGTACGAAGGAGTTTCCCCGACACATACACTGACCAG GAAACGTTACAGACTATCCCAAAGTTTTGTTTCCCCTTCAATATGGACAG TATGACAGTGGGCCAGGTGGGGCAGAACTTCACATTTGTCCTGACGGATATCGAGAGCAAACAGCGCTTTGGTTTCTGCCGGCTCTCATCAGGAGCTCACAGCTGCCACTGCATCCTCAG CTACCTGCCCTGGTTTGAGGTGTTTTACAAGCTGCTGAATATCCTGGCAGACTATACAACCAAAGGACAG gACAGTCAGTGGAGAGAGTTGTTAGAGTCTCTACACACGTTAAACATCCCTGACCCTGGCGTGCCTGTGCATTTGAGTGTG caTTTGTTTTTCACAGTGCCTGATCCTAGGGAATTACCCAGTATACCTGAAAAT AGAAATCTGACAGAGTATTTCGTAGCAGTGGATGTGAATAACATGCTGCATCTGTACGCTAGCATGCTGTACGAAAGACGAATCCTCATTAGCTGCAGCAAGCTGAGCACT TTAACCGCATGTGTTCATGGTGCAGCAGCCATGTTGTATCCCATGTACTGGCAGCATGTTTACATTCCAGTCCTGCCACAGCACTTAATAGATTACTGCTG tGCTCCAATGCCATACCTCATCGGAGTGCATTCCAGTCTTATGGAG AAGGTGCGAGGTATGGCTTTAGATGATGTGGTACTTCTCAATGTAGACACAAACACTCTTGAAACGCCGTTTGATGACCTGCAAAGCCTTCCTAATGATGTG GTTTCATCTTTAAAGAACCGCCTAAGAAAAGTTTCCTCGACGACAGGAGATGGAGTGGCCAGAGCGTTTCTGAAAGCGCAGGCAGCTCTGTTTGGTAGTTACAGGAACGCGCTACACATTGAACCG GAGGAGCCAATTACGTTCAGTGAGGAAACGTTCATCACCCACAGATCCAGCACAATGAGACAGTTTCTACAGAACGCTATACAGCTACAGTTCTTTAAACAG tttATAGATGGGCGTCTGGAGCTGTTGAACTCTGGTGAAGGGTTCAGCGATCAGTTTGAGGAGGAGATCAACATGGGAGAATATGCTG GCAGCGATAAGACATATCAGTGGCTTTTCACAGTGaag AAGGGTAGTGGGGCCATCTTAAACACAGTGAAGACAAAGGCAAATCCTGCGATGAAGACAGTTTACAAATTT GCCAAAGATCATGCCAAGATGGGCATCAAAGAAGTAAAGAGTAGACTCAAACAAAAG GAGCTTACAGAGAATGGTTTCTCAGAAGACCCTGGCTCCACCCACCTACCCTCCACACAAAGTAAAGACTCCCTCACCTGGGACCAGAGACGTCCAATCACAGTTCACTTTGGACAG ACTGAGCAGTCACGTTCCCCACGGCCCCCTCGGCCACAACGTCCCCCTCCCCCCCATCCCTCCAAACTACAGCGCAGCACACTACCA GCTCGACCTCCTCGGCCTCTGGTGCCAAAGAGACCACGAAGTAACATTGGCATAGAAGGAAGCCCTGAACA TTACGTGCGTCCAACCCGTCACTATACAGTGTTTCTGTGCGAGGATTCTTCGGGTGACGAGCTGTCTCAGGATGACGACTCCATTGCTGCTTTTCCTGAACACTTCCTGCTTTCTGCTCCTTTTGAATG GCCCAAGCAATACAGGTCTCTGAAAGAGGCAGAGCTTGTGGAAGAAG GATGCCTTCCGTAG
- the dennd1a gene encoding DENN domain-containing protein 1A isoform X7 → MGSRIKESPGSPFEVYMEVVHSGTAGSGPEVRRSFPDTYTDQETLQTIPKFCFPFNMDSMTVGQVGQNFTFVLTDIESKQRFGFCRLSSGAHSCHCILSYLPWFEVFYKLLNILADYTTKGQDSQWRELLESLHTLNIPDPGVPVHLSVHLFFTVPDPRELPSIPENRNLTEYFVAVDVNNMLHLYASMLYERRILISCSKLSTLTACVHGAAAMLYPMYWQHVYIPVLPQHLIDYCCAPMPYLIGVHSSLMEKVRGMALDDVVLLNVDTNTLETPFDDLQSLPNDVVSSLKNRLRKVSSTTGDGVARAFLKAQAALFGSYRNALHIEPEEPITFSEETFITHRSSTMRQFLQNAIQLQFFKQFIDGRLELLNSGEGFSDQFEEEINMGEYAGSDKTYQWLFTVKKGSGAILNTVKTKANPAMKTVYKFAKDHAKMGIKEVKSRLKQKELTENGFSEDPGSTHLPSTQSKDSLTWDQRRPITVHFGQARPPRPLVPKRPRSNIGIEGSPEQPKQYRSLKEAELVEEGCLP, encoded by the exons GACCAGAGGTACGAAGGAGTTTCCCCGACACATACACTGACCAG GAAACGTTACAGACTATCCCAAAGTTTTGTTTCCCCTTCAATATGGACAG TATGACAGTGGGCCAGGTGGGGCAGAACTTCACATTTGTCCTGACGGATATCGAGAGCAAACAGCGCTTTGGTTTCTGCCGGCTCTCATCAGGAGCTCACAGCTGCCACTGCATCCTCAG CTACCTGCCCTGGTTTGAGGTGTTTTACAAGCTGCTGAATATCCTGGCAGACTATACAACCAAAGGACAG gACAGTCAGTGGAGAGAGTTGTTAGAGTCTCTACACACGTTAAACATCCCTGACCCTGGCGTGCCTGTGCATTTGAGTGTG caTTTGTTTTTCACAGTGCCTGATCCTAGGGAATTACCCAGTATACCTGAAAAT AGAAATCTGACAGAGTATTTCGTAGCAGTGGATGTGAATAACATGCTGCATCTGTACGCTAGCATGCTGTACGAAAGACGAATCCTCATTAGCTGCAGCAAGCTGAGCACT TTAACCGCATGTGTTCATGGTGCAGCAGCCATGTTGTATCCCATGTACTGGCAGCATGTTTACATTCCAGTCCTGCCACAGCACTTAATAGATTACTGCTG tGCTCCAATGCCATACCTCATCGGAGTGCATTCCAGTCTTATGGAG AAGGTGCGAGGTATGGCTTTAGATGATGTGGTACTTCTCAATGTAGACACAAACACTCTTGAAACGCCGTTTGATGACCTGCAAAGCCTTCCTAATGATGTG GTTTCATCTTTAAAGAACCGCCTAAGAAAAGTTTCCTCGACGACAGGAGATGGAGTGGCCAGAGCGTTTCTGAAAGCGCAGGCAGCTCTGTTTGGTAGTTACAGGAACGCGCTACACATTGAACCG GAGGAGCCAATTACGTTCAGTGAGGAAACGTTCATCACCCACAGATCCAGCACAATGAGACAGTTTCTACAGAACGCTATACAGCTACAGTTCTTTAAACAG tttATAGATGGGCGTCTGGAGCTGTTGAACTCTGGTGAAGGGTTCAGCGATCAGTTTGAGGAGGAGATCAACATGGGAGAATATGCTG GCAGCGATAAGACATATCAGTGGCTTTTCACAGTGaag AAGGGTAGTGGGGCCATCTTAAACACAGTGAAGACAAAGGCAAATCCTGCGATGAAGACAGTTTACAAATTT GCCAAAGATCATGCCAAGATGGGCATCAAAGAAGTAAAGAGTAGACTCAAACAAAAG GAGCTTACAGAGAATGGTTTCTCAGAAGACCCTGGCTCCACCCACCTACCCTCCACACAAAGTAAAGACTCCCTCACCTGGGACCAGAGACGTCCAATCACAGTTCACTTTGGACAG GCTCGACCTCCTCGGCCTCTGGTGCCAAAGAGACCACGAAGTAACATTGGCATAGAAGGAAGCCCTGAACA GCCCAAGCAATACAGGTCTCTGAAAGAGGCAGAGCTTGTGGAAGAAG GATGCCTTCCGTAG
- the dennd1a gene encoding DENN domain-containing protein 1A isoform X4: MGSRIKESPGSPFEVYMEVVHSGTAGSGPEVRRSFPDTYTDQETLQTIPKFCFPFNMDSMTVGQVGQNFTFVLTDIESKQRFGFCRLSSGAHSCHCILSYLPWFEVFYKLLNILADYTTKGQDSQWRELLESLHTLNIPDPGVPVHLSVHLFFTVPDPRELPSIPENRNLTEYFVAVDVNNMLHLYASMLYERRILISCSKLSTLTACVHGAAAMLYPMYWQHVYIPVLPQHLIDYCCAPMPYLIGVHSSLMEKVRGMALDDVVLLNVDTNTLETPFDDLQSLPNDVVSSLKNRLRKVSSTTGDGVARAFLKAQAALFGSYRNALHIEPEEPITFSEETFITHRSSTMRQFLQNAIQLQFFKQFIDGRLELLNSGEGFSDQFEEEINMGEYAGSDKTYQWLFTVKKGSGAILNTVKTKANPAMKTVYKFAKDHAKMGIKEVKSRLKQKELTENGFSEDPGSTHLPSTQSKDSLTWDQRRPITVHFGQARPPRPLVPKRPRSNIGIEGSPEQPKQYRSLKEAELVEEGEEVGERFQGNTAPSSPVLDKFSDLSLLQDAFRSQQGEPECTETTNTTKPSHSTHSTLSSARSLEELRADPQHANFNYQRMDLTSGERTRTLPGLKTTNPYSKLWSHREDPSTLLGQESPSWERPLSVPPLEPPEALPPSRESSNPSGEKTEGACITIPRPQGRKTPEPGAVLAPAVTLLRGVKQTSEKEGGVSAGGQEFRQALNMSPHSQSQTQTDLLKPNEPNEGQDLLSLLDPLCGATKNEATPSLTKPPIPPRPNPPNLPALPPPVSLNPFTQPPQYQPQRHYSPVVPGNPFAPAYMPPPGANYFPTSAHPFSVFVQSSAVGVTPTGGAWPVGRVPPSSSSSGSLSTLLDSPAPTTPAQPAQVSRDEPRDPFSDLLTMATTPTVMTTPPKKKVDDLRRRWETFD, translated from the exons GACCAGAGGTACGAAGGAGTTTCCCCGACACATACACTGACCAG GAAACGTTACAGACTATCCCAAAGTTTTGTTTCCCCTTCAATATGGACAG TATGACAGTGGGCCAGGTGGGGCAGAACTTCACATTTGTCCTGACGGATATCGAGAGCAAACAGCGCTTTGGTTTCTGCCGGCTCTCATCAGGAGCTCACAGCTGCCACTGCATCCTCAG CTACCTGCCCTGGTTTGAGGTGTTTTACAAGCTGCTGAATATCCTGGCAGACTATACAACCAAAGGACAG gACAGTCAGTGGAGAGAGTTGTTAGAGTCTCTACACACGTTAAACATCCCTGACCCTGGCGTGCCTGTGCATTTGAGTGTG caTTTGTTTTTCACAGTGCCTGATCCTAGGGAATTACCCAGTATACCTGAAAAT AGAAATCTGACAGAGTATTTCGTAGCAGTGGATGTGAATAACATGCTGCATCTGTACGCTAGCATGCTGTACGAAAGACGAATCCTCATTAGCTGCAGCAAGCTGAGCACT TTAACCGCATGTGTTCATGGTGCAGCAGCCATGTTGTATCCCATGTACTGGCAGCATGTTTACATTCCAGTCCTGCCACAGCACTTAATAGATTACTGCTG tGCTCCAATGCCATACCTCATCGGAGTGCATTCCAGTCTTATGGAG AAGGTGCGAGGTATGGCTTTAGATGATGTGGTACTTCTCAATGTAGACACAAACACTCTTGAAACGCCGTTTGATGACCTGCAAAGCCTTCCTAATGATGTG GTTTCATCTTTAAAGAACCGCCTAAGAAAAGTTTCCTCGACGACAGGAGATGGAGTGGCCAGAGCGTTTCTGAAAGCGCAGGCAGCTCTGTTTGGTAGTTACAGGAACGCGCTACACATTGAACCG GAGGAGCCAATTACGTTCAGTGAGGAAACGTTCATCACCCACAGATCCAGCACAATGAGACAGTTTCTACAGAACGCTATACAGCTACAGTTCTTTAAACAG tttATAGATGGGCGTCTGGAGCTGTTGAACTCTGGTGAAGGGTTCAGCGATCAGTTTGAGGAGGAGATCAACATGGGAGAATATGCTG GCAGCGATAAGACATATCAGTGGCTTTTCACAGTGaag AAGGGTAGTGGGGCCATCTTAAACACAGTGAAGACAAAGGCAAATCCTGCGATGAAGACAGTTTACAAATTT GCCAAAGATCATGCCAAGATGGGCATCAAAGAAGTAAAGAGTAGACTCAAACAAAAG GAGCTTACAGAGAATGGTTTCTCAGAAGACCCTGGCTCCACCCACCTACCCTCCACACAAAGTAAAGACTCCCTCACCTGGGACCAGAGACGTCCAATCACAGTTCACTTTGGACAG GCTCGACCTCCTCGGCCTCTGGTGCCAAAGAGACCACGAAGTAACATTGGCATAGAAGGAAGCCCTGAACA GCCCAAGCAATACAGGTCTCTGAAAGAGGCAGAGCTTGTGGAAGAAGGTGAGGAGGTTGGGGAGCGCTTCCAAGGTAACACTGCTCCGTCCAGCCCTGTGCTAGACAAGTTCTCTGACCTGAGCCTGTTGCAGGATGCCTTCCGTAGTCAGCAGGGGGAGCCAGAATGTACAGAAACCACAAATACCACAAAACCCTCTCACAGCACACACTCTACACTCAGTTCCGCCAGAAGTTTGGAGGAGCTTCGAGCAGACCCACAACATGCCAATTTCAACTACCAG CGGATGGATCTTACTTCTGGTGAGCGCACACGCACACTCCCTGGTCTTAAAACCACCAATCCGTACAGCAAGCTCTGGAGCCACAGAGAAGACCCATCCACGTTGCTTGGCCAAGAGTCACCTTCCTGGGAGAGACCTCTCTCCGTGCCACCCTTGGAACCCCCAGAGGCACTGCCACCCAGCAGAGAGAGTTCAAATCCCAGTGGAGAGAAGACCGAAGGGGCTTGTATCACAATCCCTCGTCCCCAAGGTCGAAAAACACCTGAGCCGGGTGCAGTTCTGGCACCCGCTGTGACCCTGCTGCGCGGGGTTAAACAGACCAGCGAAAAGGAGGGAGGAGTGTCTGCTGGAGGGCAAGAGTTTCGGCAAGCACTGAACATGTCTCCTCACTCCCAATCACAAACTCAAACGGACTTGTTGAAGCCCAACGAGCCGAACGAGGGACAGGACTTGCTCAGCTTGTTGGACCCTCTGTGCGGAGCAACGAAGAATGAGGCCACCCCGTCCCTCACTAAACCCCCTATACCTCCTCGACCCAACCCCCCAAACCTCCCTGCCTTGCCCCCTCCAGTATCACTGAACCCCTTTACCCAACCACCCCAGTACCAGCCACAAAGGCACTATAGTCCTGTTGTCCCAGGTAACCCTTTTGCCCCAGCCTACATGCCTCCCCCAGGTGCCAACTACTTTCCCACTTCTGCCCATCCGTTCTCAGTATTCGTTCAATCATCTGCTGTGGGTGTGACCCCAACTGGAGGGGCGTGGCCAGTTGGACGCGTTCCTCCATCCTCCAGCAGTAGCGGCTCTCTTTCAACCCTCTTGGACTCACCTGCTCCTACTACTCCAGCCCAGCCTGCGCAAGTCTCTAGAGACGAACCCCGTGACCCATTCAGTGACCTTCTTACTATGGCAACCACACCAACTGTAATGACCACGCCCCCCAAAAAGAAAGTAGATGATTTGCGAAGAAGGTGGGAAACGTTTGACTAG
- the dennd1a gene encoding DENN domain-containing protein 1A isoform X6, which translates to MGSRIKESPGSPFEVYMEVVHSGTAGSGPEVRRSFPDTYTDQETLQTIPKFCFPFNMDSMTVGQVGQNFTFVLTDIESKQRFGFCRLSSGAHSCHCILSYLPWFEVFYKLLNILADYTTKGQDSQWRELLESLHTLNIPDPGVPVHLSVHLFFTVPDPRELPSIPENRNLTEYFVAVDVNNMLHLYASMLYERRILISCSKLSTLTACVHGAAAMLYPMYWQHVYIPVLPQHLIDYCCAPMPYLIGVHSSLMEKVRGMALDDVVLLNVDTNTLETPFDDLQSLPNDVVSSLKNRLRKVSSTTGDGVARAFLKAQAALFGSYRNALHIEPEEPITFSEETFITHRSSTMRQFLQNAIQLQFFKQFIDGRLELLNSGEGFSDQFEEEINMGEYAGSDKTYQWLFTVKKGSGAILNTVKTKANPAMKTVYKFAKDHAKMGIKEVKSRLKQKELTENGFSEDPGSTHLPSTQSKDSLTWDQRRPITVHFGQTEQSRSPRPPRPQRPPPPHPSKLQRSTLPARPPRPLVPKRPRSNIGIEGSPEQPKQYRSLKEAELVEEGCLP; encoded by the exons GACCAGAGGTACGAAGGAGTTTCCCCGACACATACACTGACCAG GAAACGTTACAGACTATCCCAAAGTTTTGTTTCCCCTTCAATATGGACAG TATGACAGTGGGCCAGGTGGGGCAGAACTTCACATTTGTCCTGACGGATATCGAGAGCAAACAGCGCTTTGGTTTCTGCCGGCTCTCATCAGGAGCTCACAGCTGCCACTGCATCCTCAG CTACCTGCCCTGGTTTGAGGTGTTTTACAAGCTGCTGAATATCCTGGCAGACTATACAACCAAAGGACAG gACAGTCAGTGGAGAGAGTTGTTAGAGTCTCTACACACGTTAAACATCCCTGACCCTGGCGTGCCTGTGCATTTGAGTGTG caTTTGTTTTTCACAGTGCCTGATCCTAGGGAATTACCCAGTATACCTGAAAAT AGAAATCTGACAGAGTATTTCGTAGCAGTGGATGTGAATAACATGCTGCATCTGTACGCTAGCATGCTGTACGAAAGACGAATCCTCATTAGCTGCAGCAAGCTGAGCACT TTAACCGCATGTGTTCATGGTGCAGCAGCCATGTTGTATCCCATGTACTGGCAGCATGTTTACATTCCAGTCCTGCCACAGCACTTAATAGATTACTGCTG tGCTCCAATGCCATACCTCATCGGAGTGCATTCCAGTCTTATGGAG AAGGTGCGAGGTATGGCTTTAGATGATGTGGTACTTCTCAATGTAGACACAAACACTCTTGAAACGCCGTTTGATGACCTGCAAAGCCTTCCTAATGATGTG GTTTCATCTTTAAAGAACCGCCTAAGAAAAGTTTCCTCGACGACAGGAGATGGAGTGGCCAGAGCGTTTCTGAAAGCGCAGGCAGCTCTGTTTGGTAGTTACAGGAACGCGCTACACATTGAACCG GAGGAGCCAATTACGTTCAGTGAGGAAACGTTCATCACCCACAGATCCAGCACAATGAGACAGTTTCTACAGAACGCTATACAGCTACAGTTCTTTAAACAG tttATAGATGGGCGTCTGGAGCTGTTGAACTCTGGTGAAGGGTTCAGCGATCAGTTTGAGGAGGAGATCAACATGGGAGAATATGCTG GCAGCGATAAGACATATCAGTGGCTTTTCACAGTGaag AAGGGTAGTGGGGCCATCTTAAACACAGTGAAGACAAAGGCAAATCCTGCGATGAAGACAGTTTACAAATTT GCCAAAGATCATGCCAAGATGGGCATCAAAGAAGTAAAGAGTAGACTCAAACAAAAG GAGCTTACAGAGAATGGTTTCTCAGAAGACCCTGGCTCCACCCACCTACCCTCCACACAAAGTAAAGACTCCCTCACCTGGGACCAGAGACGTCCAATCACAGTTCACTTTGGACAG ACTGAGCAGTCACGTTCCCCACGGCCCCCTCGGCCACAACGTCCCCCTCCCCCCCATCCCTCCAAACTACAGCGCAGCACACTACCA GCTCGACCTCCTCGGCCTCTGGTGCCAAAGAGACCACGAAGTAACATTGGCATAGAAGGAAGCCCTGAACA GCCCAAGCAATACAGGTCTCTGAAAGAGGCAGAGCTTGTGGAAGAAG GATGCCTTCCGTAG